The Cryomorphaceae bacterium 1068 genome window below encodes:
- a CDS encoding PspC domain-containing protein: MNKTINVNIGGRIFSIEEDAFAKLEKYLEAIRNSFEGHQSADEIISDIELRVSELFSERINESKQVIVFEDVEAVIAIMGKPEDYIDAEDEEMEQEFKRKTSGKKYEKRVFRDPDDKLLFGVCSGLSAYLGWDPIILRALFVISTIAFGVGPIVYIILALIIPKAKTTAEKLQMRGEAVTVNNISKKVNESFSDIKDDIKDFGKRNDISGDRVNSAGKHLGDVISDFFDALGRILKVLIVVLAKILGVVFFLAGAFALMALITGLFGIDSFLSATGSGELREFMNSTLADSTNRGLFVGGIALVLGVPAVSILLLGIRILFQKIRYSGIVAIALIVIWFVGIGLLAASGVQLFENRQTKARFTETLQMDVDSRIDTLILDIEGSELTRFKFSGDFIDGSIFFEGGVTIPWVDSTNVVYVGKNTLTTRQAAGDRFLFEVEKSARGSSQKDAIRNARQMKSSWSISNDSLRVSPYFILEKGNKVRSQKARYILYIPIGKAITLAPSSKEVIYDIPNVTNTRDRNMLGHTWLMTEKGLKCRTCPISEEEKAQAREDILQESAKQIEAELPEDLDINKDND; encoded by the coding sequence ATGAATAAGACAATAAACGTAAACATAGGCGGACGCATTTTCAGTATAGAAGAAGATGCCTTCGCCAAATTGGAAAAATACTTGGAGGCGATTCGGAACTCATTCGAAGGTCACCAAAGTGCAGACGAAATAATATCTGATATCGAATTGAGGGTTTCTGAACTCTTCTCAGAAAGAATCAATGAAAGCAAGCAGGTAATCGTCTTTGAAGATGTAGAAGCGGTCATTGCTATTATGGGTAAACCTGAAGACTACATCGATGCAGAAGATGAAGAAATGGAACAGGAGTTTAAGAGAAAAACCTCAGGAAAAAAGTACGAAAAGCGTGTTTTCCGGGATCCTGATGACAAACTATTATTTGGAGTTTGTAGCGGTCTAAGTGCCTACTTGGGCTGGGATCCAATTATTCTAAGAGCCCTGTTTGTAATCTCAACGATCGCATTCGGTGTGGGACCAATCGTGTACATTATACTTGCCTTGATTATACCGAAGGCAAAAACCACTGCTGAGAAACTCCAGATGAGGGGTGAAGCAGTTACAGTAAACAATATCTCAAAGAAAGTAAATGAGTCATTTTCGGATATCAAAGACGATATCAAAGATTTTGGTAAAAGAAATGACATCAGCGGTGACCGCGTCAACAGCGCGGGAAAGCATCTAGGCGACGTCATCAGTGATTTTTTCGATGCACTCGGAAGAATTCTGAAAGTCCTGATTGTCGTCTTGGCAAAAATCTTGGGAGTAGTCTTTTTTCTGGCAGGAGCATTCGCGTTAATGGCTCTGATTACCGGACTCTTTGGAATTGATTCGTTTCTATCAGCTACCGGTTCCGGTGAGCTAAGAGAGTTTATGAATTCTACCTTGGCTGACTCTACCAATAGAGGACTATTCGTAGGAGGAATAGCACTGGTACTAGGAGTTCCGGCCGTTTCAATACTCTTACTTGGAATCAGAATACTCTTTCAGAAGATTCGCTACTCGGGTATCGTTGCGATAGCATTAATTGTCATTTGGTTCGTAGGTATTGGGTTACTAGCTGCCAGTGGTGTTCAATTATTCGAGAATCGTCAAACGAAAGCAAGATTTACGGAAACCCTGCAAATGGATGTCGATTCTCGCATTGATACTCTGATTTTGGATATTGAAGGAAGCGAACTCACTCGATTCAAATTTTCCGGAGACTTTATTGACGGCTCGATTTTTTTCGAAGGTGGTGTAACAATTCCATGGGTTGATTCGACTAATGTAGTGTACGTCGGAAAGAACACATTAACCACTAGGCAAGCAGCTGGAGATCGTTTTCTTTTTGAAGTTGAAAAATCGGCGAGAGGTTCTTCGCAAAAAGATGCCATCAGGAACGCTCGTCAAATGAAATCGAGCTGGTCGATAAGCAACGATAGTTTGAGGGTATCACCTTATTTCATTCTTGAAAAGGGAAATAAGGTAAGGTCTCAAAAAGCACGCTACATTCTCTACATTCCTATAGGAAAAGCTATAACACTAGCACCTAGTTCTAAGGAGGTGATCTACGATATTCCGAATGTCACCAATACCCGTGACCGAAATATGTTGGGCCATACGTGGCTGATGACAGAGAAAGGACTAAAGTGTAGGACTTGCCCAATTAGTGAAGAGGAAAAAGCACAGGCAAGGGAAGACATTTTACAAGAATCAGCCAAGCAGATTGAAGCGGAATTACCAGAAGACTTAGACATTAATAAAGACAATGATTAA
- a CDS encoding PadR family transcriptional regulator, translating to MKIENTKAQMRKGVLEFVILQLLSQKEMYPSDIIGELKESKLIVVEGTLYPLLTRLKNAGLLDYRWEESKSGPPRKYYKLTELGEQFLSELSQTWNELVHAVKQTTTKD from the coding sequence ATGAAGATTGAAAACACAAAAGCGCAAATGCGGAAAGGAGTCCTTGAGTTTGTGATTCTTCAACTGCTCAGCCAAAAAGAAATGTATCCATCGGATATTATAGGCGAGCTAAAGGAATCAAAGCTCATCGTAGTTGAGGGTACTCTCTATCCCTTGCTGACGCGACTCAAGAATGCGGGTCTTCTGGACTACCGCTGGGAGGAATCCAAATCAGGCCCCCCGAGAAAATACTATAAGCTCACCGAGCTAGGAGAACAATTTCTAAGCGAATTGAGCCAAACATGGAATGAATTGGTTCACGCCGTTAAACAAACCACTACCAAGGACTGA